A single window of Scyliorhinus torazame isolate Kashiwa2021f chromosome 29, sScyTor2.1, whole genome shotgun sequence DNA harbors:
- the LOC140403771 gene encoding ferritin heavy chain B-like, whose translation MASQVCQNYHKDCEDAVNKQINLELYSSYVYLSMSSYFDRDDVALRHFAEFFKEQSHEEREHAEKLIEFQNKRGGRMVLGDVQDEWSNGLEAMQRALQMEKNVNQSLLDLHKLSSGNTDPHLCDFLETHYLDEQVKMIKKLGDHITNLKRLGAPENGTGEYLFDKLTLGETDCGKKLIIFVSF comes from the exons ATGGCCTCCCAAGTGTGTCAGAACTACCACAAGGACTGTGAGGATGCTGTTAACAAGCAGATCAACCTGGAGCTCTATTCCTCCTATGTTTACCTCTCCATG TCCTCTTACTTTGACCGGGATGACGTTGCCCTGCGTCACTTTGCTGAGTTCTTCAAGGAGcagtcacatgaggaacgggaacACGCTGAGAAACTGATCGAATTCCAGAATAAACGTGGAGGCCGCATGGTCCTGGGGGATGTCCAG GATGAGTGGAGCAATGGTCTGGAGGCAATGCAGAGAGCTCTGCAGATGGAGAAGAATGTGAACCAGAGTCTGCTGGATCTGCACAAACTCTCGTCTGGGAACACTGACCCTCAT CTTTGTGACTTCCTGGAGACTCACTACTTGGATGAACAAGTGAAGATGATCAAGAAACTCGGAGATCACATCACCAACCTGAAGAGACTGGGAGCCCCTGAGAATGGCACAGGAGAGTACCTGTTTGACAAGCTCACCCTGGGGGAGACTGACTGTGGGAAGAAGCTTATTATATTTGTATCATTTTGA